In Euphorbia lathyris chromosome 2, ddEupLath1.1, whole genome shotgun sequence, the sequence TTCCGCCAAAACGCCTATTAGTGGAGAAATGAGAGGAAAAAATAATCTTGATCAATAGAAGTACGTGCAACCAATATTATCTCCACATATTACTTGATTGATTATAAAATCAATCATCCATTATGACTTTTGAATGGATAGTGCGGATCACCTCTCCAAGTTTAGATATTTCAAAAAATTACGAGAATGCACACTTCAAAATTGGGTGTTAATGTTTGATTCAAAATTGACATAGATACAAATGCTTGATTTCTCAATGTAATGATTGTTGTGCACCTTCTTTAAAGATTAAAACTGTAATTTATTGTAATTGTTGCTGTGCACATTCTCTAAAATTATTTGGAAACGCAAAATGAATATGATGTGATTTACAATCAAATTATAATAGCATAAGACATGCAAAAAATGTTTCGTTGTGATGTCATCATGATTAATTGGACTGCAGACGATATCATTGATTTTGGTAAACTGTTAAAAATATTGATCTCAGTTTATCAATAACACTTTAATTGTTGAGAATTTATTGATATATGACCAGTCACTAATCAAACAATCGAAATAAGTGATATATATAATTGCTCTTAAATCATGgttgaatatcataattaataataataaaaatatctacataagtattatatatatatatatatatatataaacatgcaTATAGTTCATATAATGtatattccataaaaaaaataagaataaatatATGCAGGAGAGAGTGTTTGTTAAAAAATATGTggcaatttttattttattcaacatTTTGGGGGGAAATCACCATGTGTTGAACTATTTtataaatttcattaatgattaTTTGAAATAAGTTATTAATTGGTTTTAAAAACTGGCCCGGACATCAAACCGGTGGGACAAAGGGTTCTGGGGTCAAGGGGTTCAACCGGTTGGCCCGGACCGGTTGAACCGGACGAcgtcataaataatatatatattttatatatataaaataaaattctaataaattaaACATGACAATCCATACACCAAAATATATCAAATTAGTTTAATACAATATTCAAGACTAAAATTAAATGAAATCCCAAATCAACATTACAATAATTCAATAAAAAAGACACTTATCAAATCACTCATTTCTTCCATAATTcatccaatcttcatcatcaacgttaatttcaatatcatcatcatcatcattatcTTCATCCGGTATCACCGGCTCATCTCCATTCACTAAATTAACAAAATCCATATAACAAAATCAAGATAAAACTTACTTAGAAATAATagcttatatttaatatttaaaagcaAACCTTCAAAAGGAATAGAAACCGGTTCTTCATTAACGTTGGGATATTCATCAATCATATTTTCCAATTCATCAATATTAAGTTctccttcttgttcttcttccaCTATCCAAAACTCGGTTTTGTCAATTGACTCATAATCAACCGGATCATATGACCTCTTCTCGATTATGGACCTAACAACattaataatttaaatgaatgaatattaCAAAGTTATAATAATTTCTATTAATAATGGGTTGAAGCACATATACCTATTTTGCAAACGCAAATTGTAATGCACATACACTAAGTCATTTAGTCTCTGATGCTCTAATCGATTTCTCTTTTTGGTGTGTATTCGTTCAAATACACTCCAATTACGTTCACATCCAGATGAAGAAGCAGTTTGACTAAGAATTCTCATTGCAAACTTCTGCAAGCTTGGGACATCATAAGCAAAACACCTCCACCATTcatctaaaataaataagtgattAAATAACAAACAATACAAATattaacataacataaaaaaataacaagtaTTAAATAAGAATAAGGATCAAGTAAATAACAATTTTAACTATACGTACCAGGCCTCATAGTCTTGCAACTTTCAAGAGCCATATCCCGAGAAAAACATTTTTTCCTAGTTTGATAAATGATATTCTCTTGAACCACTTTTTGCTTGTTGTAGAGGCTTTGATTGTCAACCATATCCAAAAATGATTTCATAATTTCAGGCTTTTGACACATGTTTTTTTTGTCATACTGAAAAGCCGGATTAAGCCAATACGCAGCAGCATGAATACTATGGCGTAACATTTTGTCCCAatgattttttataactatgGTGTAAGGCTTGTACAACTGCTTCTTCCCTTTGAATAATTCTTTTATGTCAATACGAGCCCTATGCATACCTTCATACACATACCCTATTGCCGGTTTTTGATCAGAATCACAAATTCGCAGAAGGCGTATCAAAGGTGTCATCACTCTAACAAGAATCAAACTATTGTTCCAAAATCTTTCATCCAAAACAATTTGCTTAACATCTTTACCTTTTGGCATCTTAAGAAATTTTTTGAAGTCATCACACACCACTAATGCCTGCAAGTGATTCTTATGATCATGTAAGCTCTTCAATGCAATAAATGTTGTAGCAAAATGGGTAGCTCCAGGACGAACTATCTCTGACGAACCAGCTCTTTTTCTAAGCCAATTCAATGTCCATTTATGATTGTAGACAAAAACAGTGATCTTTGAAACTAAAGTAGCAATATCTTTTACCTTTGGCATCTCAGCAATATCTTTAATCACCAAATTCAAACAATGAACAGCACATGGAGACCACTTAATAGTAGAATACCTCTCCGAGAGTTTCCTTCCTGCAGCTTTATAATTTGCACCATTGTCTGTCACCATATGCACCACATTCTCTGGACCAACAATCTCAACAATCTCTCCAAAAATATTACACAAGGTGTCTGCATCTGTGATAATATCTGAAGCATCAACCGACTTGATGAAAGAAATGCCTTCTGGACAATACACTAAAAAATTAATCAGTGGTCTTTGTCTCGTATCAGTCCATCCATCACTCATAATTGTGCATCCATACTCGGTCCAATGTTCACGAAGAGAATCAACAAGCAACCTAACATGTGTTCTTGCATCTTTCAATAAAGTGACACGCAAGGCATGATATGTAGGAGCTTTGTATCCATGGCCTATACTTGCTACTTTGTCCAAAGCAGCCTGAAAAAATGGTGAATTCACTGCATTCATTAGGATGCAAGCATCATAAAACCATAATGCAATTGCCATATCTGTGTCGTGCCACCTTTCTTTGCTTTGCATACATGCCTTGATAGAAGGTTGTGTGGCATCTTGCTTTCCAGCTTTGAAATAAGTGCTAATATCTGAagctttcctctttttggaGGATGCAGAACACAAATCTTTTGATGCTACGGGAATTGGTGAATTCTTCTCTCTTACCTCTTCCATACTAATCAagcccttcttttcttttgctttctgCGCATTTTCTTTCATAGAACTTTCTATTAAGAACTTGACATCCGCAGGAACTTTATGGCACGGTTCAACATTGCCTTGAATGTTTGAAAGATGTAGTTTCATCCTGTTAATACCACCCCCAGCTATTTTCTTTAGACAGAAACAACATATCAGAACCTTTTTACCCTCATTGTTAGTGCCTTCGCTACAATATCTCCATCCTATATCCGTCTTTCTCCTAATGTTTGGCCCGACTGGATCAATTCTATCAGTAGACTGTTCTTCAATGTTTGTGTTTGGTGTTGATCTAGTGGTTtccatttctataaaaaaaattgataacattgacaaactaaacaaaaacaaaaatcaagCCCTCACGAGCATACACATTACAGAAACAAAAAGCAACAAGAGACAACCAAGCAATAAGAGAGATAACCTTGAATAGAGTCAGAACAAACCAATAAAGAACATAAATCAATGACATATTTAAAAACTTAGAGAGAATGAACTACATATTATAAGTTAATGAACAAACGAAAAATATCAATCCTTCAAAAAAAACTCAAGCATTAAACAGAAcaaaccaaaaataaatatcaatccttcaaaaaaaatcaaacaataaATAAACACAACAAaccaaaaatatcaatccttcAAAACAAATCAAGCATTAAACATAAATAAATTAaggaacaaattaaatattaagcCTTCACAATAAACAAAAACTCAaagaatttaatttaatatgaacaacttaagaaaaagaaaaaaaaaacattcactAACCCAGAAATTGCCGTGGTGGTCGGTTCAGAAAGGAAGGAGAGGAGAGCTGCTGTTGCCTGGTGGTCGTTCTAGAAATCGCCGGCCGCCCGACGGAGGTAGACGCAGCAGCtgatgaaaaactaaaaacccCCAAATTGCAGCAGCTAGGGTTCGCagggaagagagaaagaaggagTCGCGGAAATGAAATGATGAAGCAGCtaaaaaatgatataagtgGGTTAAGTTAAATATTGGTCCCTCAAAGTTTTAATTTCTTATACCTAATACCCCGCAACAATTAAATCAACAGCATTTTTGttcaatttcaaaaaaattgaacaaaaaccGGGGTGAAACTGGGTCGCCGGGTTGATGCCGGGTCGCCGGTTTCACCCGGTTTGAAGGGGGTCACTTGCAGTGACCCCTTTATAGTGTAACCGGACCGGATGCCTGGCTGGTTCCCGGCTAACCCGGTCTGACCAgccggtccggtccggtttttaaaaccaTGATGATAAGTGCATAATATTGGGTGAAACACTCTTCCATTTTACGTCATTTCTCAATTTCATAATTgtaaaaaaacatgaatttgTGTGAGACACCAACCCATACACctcaaaaaataatgaaaaatcatattttagatATTTGTTCATCATCATGTAACTATCGATTGGCCTACAATTTTCtttgaagaaatttgattttATGTCCATGTTTTTATCTAAAGTTTCTGCCAATTCTTCTATGAAGGCgtctactttttctcctcatttTGTATTATTGATCTAAACATTATCAATCATTAATATCAGTTTAAGATAACTACGTTTTGTACTTGAATACTAAATCTGCTCATGCTCAATAATCATATAGATAAATTTATACATCATCCTTTGTATAATTATTTCAACTTAATTTGTTAAATAGAAGTCGATAGTTTAGTATTTGAGCCCTGATAGTCACCTATTTTTTAGATATCTGAAAATGATATATTGAAAGCTTTAAAACAAGAAAGTTTGTAACAAGAAGTGTCTTTAGGGTTTTCCAACTGGTAACTATTCGCTAGTAAATTCAAGAAACCATCTTAAGAGTTCTTGTTAAATGGATCATAAAATACATTGTTTTGTTGACATTccattgttggtcccgtgtaatgtattaggattagttccaagggggggggggcttaggaactaatataactttttcgcttaatttgatgtttgataatttaactcagctttaggtcagcaaggctgagtgaagtgtgagacagctttaattaGACACTAACTAGAGCTGTTTtaattgtgagttgggagataacactttaggtcagcttccaactcagcactctgattactcagcgtcggcttatacaaattatatactgagtaatttaagcaagtaacacatacatatatatatcaagagaaatggttagagattactcagcagacttatcctggttcggcctcaccgcctacgtccagtccccagaatccttccgggctttttcaatccactactgagctctttaaaggtagaacaCAAActgtttacaaagcaattgagtatgcaagagtaccgtcctttattcgtctactcaatcctactgagcgctataaccaaacactcagattttctctaccgctgagtactaaaaccgagtactcagcttcactcttctaacctttacagttaatacaagattgttctcactaaatgaagaacactttagatgaatacatattcactctagacttttacacaatgattggaattgggtgtaaaaacttgctttttctaatcagacagcttctcttttggatctttTATCTTAGTAAAGATCTTGCTtgtcttttctctttttgtaattcggcaaaggatccaagtgatgaacttgtctttTGTAGCAAaatctgaagcttcaatgatttgaattcggacatatccgttgaattcaaacggtcttcttacgtcattcattggtcagcattcagaattgcaggccaatcctgtcgtctgaatttagcaggcgtcaggcttgccagtttcgtcttcttgcgccaggttcatcttctagcaccaggtttgtcttcttgccaattGACAGGCGATCCATGCGCCTCGAAAAGGCCTCTTGGTATAATTTCGAGGCTTCagaattggtgcagacctttgtcttctagtcaacggatcattggcgttGTCCTGACAAATACTCAGCTTGATTGTTCGGCTTTGCCTTGGATATTTCCTTTTTCGgggctgagttacgttctactcagcttcttcggtcggctTTGTTGGTcgcgtgtaattagttccaaggggggggggttaggaactaatataactttttcgttttaattatgctgacttaatataattctttgagtttcacaactcagttttggtcagcacgaccgagtgaggcgtaagacagctttagtcagatactgactagaactgttttacttgcaagttgggaaatgacacttttgtggtcagcttccaactcagcactctgatttactcagtgtcagcttaaacaatttatatactgagtaaatatagcaagcaacacatacagatatattttgagagagagttagaaattactcagcacgacttatcctggttcggcctctccgcctacgttcagtccctaaaatccctccgggctttttcaatccaatactgagctctttaaaggtagagcacaaaccgtttacaaggaagttgaatatgcaagagtaccttcctctattcgtctactcaactcctactaagttctataaccgaacacctagatttctctaccgctgagtacttaaaaccgagtactcagcaccactctctcaattttacaattgatacaaacttgttctttttcagacaaagaacactttagatgattacaaaatcaaactagcttttacacagagatagaaatttggtgtaagatctttttcttgttttgatgtgctttgtatgtatgctctttttctcttgtatttcggcaaaggatccaagaagtgtacttgtccttttatagttgaaatctgaagatacaatgatttgaatccggacttttccgttggattcaaatggCTTTCTCTTGCGacaagttctggtcagcttcagttatgcaggccaatcctgtcgtctgaattcgaCAGGCGctaggcttgtcttcttctcacaggtttgtcttcttgtacaggtttcgtcatttagctaacggacagttgacccatgcatcttgaaattaactctttgcgtaattccaaggtttctattattggtgcagacagttgtcggatcttgtcttttagcaaacggatcattggtgctgtccttaaAATCATTCAGTATGACTTTGATAaccattgtctttgattgttgccaattccgatactgagttgcctttcactcagcttccacggtCAGCTTCATTCTACAAGATATAGTTtcgaagaagacttctcttctttcatgccaagttgcttttcactcagcttctgcagtCAGTTTCGTTCTGTAAGCTTCGgtcctgaagaagactttccttgtTTCGTACTGAGtcattctttactcagcccatgctatgttatcatgctgactatgttctgtctgaatttgattcctgttcttataaatattCTTATGCTCAATATTaaacaaacgcattagtacaattaaatcaaagcacttaaatttaattgtcttaatcatggattaacttaaataattttgtcaaatcaaaatcatgttggaaaggtgtttcaacaaactcccccattttgatgttggaaaaatatttagttatggaactcagttttgaaattccccatgattgaattgtcttttgttcttctgaaattactcccccgtaagggttgcatctatttgattcaatttaactctaaaccttccaagattttaattgagaaaaatcTAAGCATGCTTGTACTGActaagttcaattctagaccttctaagatctaattcagatgagcctaggtcagctttcagaagaggacAATATGTTGGAACATGTGTTTACTCGGTTTGATACTCGGTCAGTTTTAGGTATCAGAGAGATTATATCTATGAATTTATGTATCAGAGTGTTTTAAGGTATCTGAGTAAATGTGTGTTGAGAGTTTCATACATGTTCCTTTTTAAGTTCGattgtttgttcatttaagacAGTTCAGCATATAGCACAACACTTTAAGCATCACAAGTAGATAAGTCAGTTTGAAATAAAAGATACTTTAAAATAGATAGTTTGGTCAGCAAAAAAACAGATAGAAAAATGCCAGACAAGTATTACAAGTCAAATTCTAAGATTAACTaatctatttcttcctgttgacttgggcttggtgGGCAGGATTAACTTTGCATTTTCCCTTGGcgtttctttgttgctgactaccagatgcttctcctgctTCCCCTGatttatgctgagttccatcagcttgttctttctcccacgttttgccagcatcgggcggaggaggaatgaaagtgtcGTTGAAAGTAACACGAGTTAATCTCACTGAGTATGCCTTAAGCTGTTTCGTGCTTTCCCTGAGACCATCGAAAACAGGAATGCCATCATTTATTATGGATCCGGAACTCGAATAGATGCACTAAGCATACTGAGAATATATTCCTGTGATTTCCCAATCCAAGTCAGCGTGTCAGTCAGCCTAacataagcttgatgatacattttgagcaaggccgaatcgtagaactgacgttgagcattcgtatggcgcacatgtttgaaggtggcttgggagtattgcaggatttcatttgttttcaccaagtcagtgtccatttcttccttactcaagttcaGTAGATggacagcttcgctaatttgctcgatCGAACACTGGGAAGAGGAGGAAATTAGCGCACGAGTATCGGTCAGCTCAGAGTGTAGCTTGGTGAAGTGGTGGTCAACCTCAGCAGAAGTAGCATATCCCGTGTTTACTGCAGACAGAGCATTTATTTGGCCTTGGAGGAaatccatgtgattcaccatcattaactgcagttcAGCCAGATTCACTAtggagtcttgcttgggttgttgagtttGAACAGTTGTCATGACACTCAcaagatctttgagacccttgatttcatttaggagctgagtgac encodes:
- the LOC136219001 gene encoding uncharacterized protein, translating into METTRSTPNTNIEEQSTDRIDPVGPNIRRKTDIGWRYCSEGTNNEGKKVLICCFCLKKIAGGGINRMKLHLSNIQGNVEPCHKVPADVKFLIESSMKENAQKAKEKKGLISMEEVREKNSPIPVASKDLCSASSKKRKASDISTYFKAGKQDATQPSIKACMQSKERWHDTDMAIALWFYDACILMNAVNSPFFQAALDKVASIGHGYKAPTYHALRVTLLKDARTHVRLLVDSLREHWTEYGCTIMSDGWTDTRQRPLINFLVYCPEGISFIKSVDASDIITDADTLCNIFGEIVEIVGPENVVHMVTDNGANYKAAGRKLSERYSTIKWSPCAVHCLNLVIKDIAEMPKVKDIATLVSKITVFVYNHKWTLNWLRKRAGSSEIVRPGATHFATTFIALKSLHDHKNHLQALVVCDDFKKFLKMPKGKDVKQIVLDERFWNNSLILVRVMTPLIRLLRICDSDQKPAIGYVYEGMHRARIDIKELFKGKKQLYKPYTIVIKNHWDKMLRHSIHAAAYWLNPAFQYDKKNMCQKPEIMKSFLDMVDNQSLYNKQKVVQENIIYQTRKKCFSRDMALESCKTMRPDEWWRCFAYDVPSLQKFAMRILSQTASSSGCERNWSVFERIHTKKRNRLEHQRLNDLVYVHYNLRLQNRSIIEKRSYDPVDYESIDKTEFWIVEEEQEGELNIDELENMIDEYPNVNEEPVSIPFEVNGDEPVIPDEDNDDDDDIEINVDDEDWMNYGRNE